The Rathayibacter caricis DSM 15933 genomic sequence CTTCTCGGAGTCCCGCCGCGCCTCGACCGTGCGACTGCTCCCCGGAGTGGCCACATCCGCGTCCGCCCCCCGCTTCCTAGCGGCATTGCTCGGAGCGCACCTCCGGCTTCCCGCACTGGTGCGCCTCGCGCTGCACGGGATGGACGCGCTCCAGGTCCCGGAGTCGGCGCTCGGCCTGCGCGTCACCACTCCCCCGATCCTTGCGCGCCTGCGGGTCACCGGGGCCGAGATCCATCTGTGGACCATCAACGACGCGCAGCGGATGACCCGGCTGCTCGCCCTGGACGTCGACGGACTCGTCACCGACCGGACGGACCTCGCGCGCCGCGCCGTCGATGATCGGAAATCCCCTCTCACCTGAGGGTTCTCTGGCAAAGGAGACGACCGCAAGACCACCTCCAGGTACGCGGTCGACACTTGTCGGAGCACAGCGAGAGGAGACCACACAATGGCAGATCGAAGCTTGCGAGGAATGAGACTGGGTTCTCAGAGCCTGCAGAGCGAGGAGGGTGTCGTCTTCTCACCGCGTTCGACGCACACCTACCACTGCACGAACTGCGGCCACGACACCGACATGGTGTTCTCGGCCGACGCCGAGGCGCCGGAGACCTGGGAGTGCCGCGCGTGCGGTCACGAGGCCACCCTCCTGGTGGACTCGAAGCCCGTCGTCGTCGACCGCGGTGAGCAGAAGGCGCCCCGTACCCACTGGGACATGCTGCTCGAGCGCCGCACCCGCGCGGAGCTGGAGGAGCTGCTTGAGGAGCGGCTCGCCTACCTGCGCGCCCGTCGAGGCGAGCACAAGATCGGCGCTTAGCGCCGGTCTGCGTCCCGGGGCCGGGGAGCGCGCGTCCGCAGGACGAACGAGACCAGGCCCGTGAGACCTGCGGCGAGGACGTACCAGCCGAGGTTCCGGGACCACACCAGAGCCGGGGTCGTGGTGGAGGCGAGGGGGACCTCGTCCACCATGGCACCCGGCTCGAACCATGTCAGGGAGTCGAGCGTCGAGCCGTCGGGCGCGATGATCGCGCTCGTGCCGACCGTCGAGATGTTCACCACGCTCCGGCCGGTCTCGATCGCCCTCAACCGCGCGATCGCGAGCTGCTGGACGCTCTCGTCCGTGCGACCGAAGTCGGCGTTGTTCGTCTGGGCGAGGATGATCTCGGCGTCGCCGTCGATCATCGCGTTCGTCAGGGCGTCGTCCGAGATGTCGAAGCAGATCGCGATGCCCGCCAGCACGCCGTCGATGTCGAACACGTTCGGCCGGGTGCCGATCGAGTAGTCCCGGCTCACCAGATCGACGAGGTCGGGCGCGAACATCCGCCAGAACGCCCGATCCGGCATGTATTCGGCGAACGGCACCGGATGCACCTTGTCGTAGATCTGCGTCGCGCCCTCCCCCGCCTTCCACAGCAGCGAGCTGTTGTAGAAGACGTCCTCCTCGGGGTTCGTGATCGTGCCGACGATGAACGGAGCGTCCATGGTGCGGCTGAGGTAGTCGAGCACCGCGGCCGACTGGGCGTTGCGCGTCGGATCGATGTCGACGCCGTTCTCGGGCCAGACGACCATGTCGACGTCCTCGTCGAGCACGGGAAGAGTCGCGGAAGTGTGGTCCTCGAGGATCTGCCCGCGGTAGCTCTCCGAGAAGAGGCCCGCGTCGGAGTCGCCCTGGATCGCCGCGATACGGGTCGTCCCGTCGGTCGGCGCCGGCCACGCGGGGAACACCAGGGCGACGATCGCGAA encodes the following:
- the lnt gene encoding apolipoprotein N-acyltransferase, with amino-acid sequence MTGATPAPPGRTAPLWLALILAALGGAVLDRGFPDTDVWPLAIVGAAAILFALAGRGFWSGALVGLVGGGVFWGVHIEWLTLYLGPVPWAALAGLQAIFFALSAGLMALVSTRGHLVWTGPLGRMVGIPALLAALWAGRETITSVWPYGGFAWGRLALSQSTGPLADLAAWIGFTGLSFVVAFLAALLAQAVREVSVPGTARVATVAGFAIVALVFPAWPAPTDGTTRIAAIQGDSDAGLFSESYRGQILEDHTSATLPVLDEDVDMVVWPENGVDIDPTRNAQSAAVLDYLSRTMDAPFIVGTITNPEEDVFYNSSLLWKAGEGATQIYDKVHPVPFAEYMPDRAFWRMFAPDLVDLVSRDYSIGTRPNVFDIDGVLAGIAICFDISDDALTNAMIDGDAEIILAQTNNADFGRTDESVQQLAIARLRAIETGRSVVNISTVGTSAIIAPDGSTLDSLTWFEPGAMVDEVPLASTTTPALVWSRNLGWYVLAAGLTGLVSFVLRTRAPRPRDADRR
- a CDS encoding RNA polymerase-binding protein RbpA; protein product: MADRSLRGMRLGSQSLQSEEGVVFSPRSTHTYHCTNCGHDTDMVFSADAEAPETWECRACGHEATLLVDSKPVVVDRGEQKAPRTHWDMLLERRTRAELEELLEERLAYLRARRGEHKIGA